One window of Vitis riparia cultivar Riparia Gloire de Montpellier isolate 1030 chromosome 5, EGFV_Vit.rip_1.0, whole genome shotgun sequence genomic DNA carries:
- the LOC117914972 gene encoding bet1-like SNARE 1-1: MNSRRDHRGNRAATFDGIEEGGIRASSSYSHEIDEVDNETAVDGLEDRVVMLKRLTGDIHEEVESHNRMLDRVGNEMDASRGILSGTMERFKMVFETKSSRRMFTLIASFVVIFLVIYYLTR; encoded by the exons GGATCACCGAGGCAATAGAGCTGCCACTTTTGATGGCATTGAGGAGGGTGGTATCAGGGCCTCGTCTTCCTACTCCCATGAAATTGATGAAGTTGATAATGAAACTGCAGTGGATGGACTGGAAGATAGAGTTGTTATGCTGAAGCGA TTGACGGGTGATATACATGAAGAGGTAGAGAGCCACAATCGCATGCTTGATCGTGTG GGGAATGAGATGGATGCATCAAGGGGAATCCTCTCAGGAACCATGGAACGGTTCAAGATG GTGTTTGAGACCAAATCAAGCCGGAGGATGTTTACGCTTATTGCATCGTTTGTGGTCATTTTCCTAGTCATATACTACCTGACTAGGTAA